Proteins from one Chelonia mydas isolate rCheMyd1 chromosome 14, rCheMyd1.pri.v2, whole genome shotgun sequence genomic window:
- the LOC114021928 gene encoding tripartite motif-containing protein 26-like translates to MPQLLESCDYVTISALSLTKEKIQAHLKTLREEREKLLRFKVTGEGKSREYLKQTQTERQKIVSEFQELWQFLEEQKQLVQQENLDKEIVKIQNENVSNLSEKISHLSELINDIEGKYQEPVNEFVQVRLC, encoded by the exons atgccccagctcctggaatcctgtgacTACGTGACAATCTCAGCTCTCTCTTTAACAAAG GAAAAAATCCAGGCCCATTTGAAgactctgagggaagagagagaaaagctgctgAGATTTAAAGTGACTGGAGAGGGGAAAAGCCGGGAGTATCTG aaacaaacacaaactgagaggcagaagattgtgtctgaatttcagGAATTGTGGCAGTTCCTGGAGGAACAAAAGCAACTGGTGCAGCAGGAAAATCTGGACAAGGAGATTGTGAAGatacaaaatgaaaatgtcagtAATCTATCCGAGAAAATTTCCCATCTCAGTGAGCTCATCAATGATATAGAAGGGAAGTATCAGGAGCCAGTGAATGAATTCGTGCAGGTGAGACTATGTTAG